The following is a genomic window from Saccharicrinis carchari.
AATTTGCAACCGACCCGAAAGTTTGAAAATATTACTTCGCGCCCCGTTCAGGTGCTTTATAAACCAGAGGCATGGGGTATATATAATTCGGGCGATTAATCAAATTCAGTAATCCAATTACAGCTTGTTTTTTAGCCTGTAATTGGATTAACATTCTGCTTTACGCTCCAATATAAGGTTTGTAAAGCTTATAGTTCACCTATAGAATAAAAAAAACAAAGCCATTTCAGTCACAAAGGCAACAATCTGTAGTGGCTTGTTGCAAAAAACAAATTTTAATTATGAAGTTATTTATAACAGCAGTATTCTTATTTATTTCTATTACTGTTTGCAAAAGCAACGATAACAATAGTACTTGTAAAGTAAAAGTCAGTTTGGAAGATAGTTTAAGGATCAACGAAATGGAAATTTCTGTGATTCATCAGAAACTGGATGATAATCAATACTCATCCGAAATGTTTAGTATAAAACAAGGAGAGGAGTATAAGCTCAACATTGAAAGAACTTGTGGAGATTTTGATGTATTTTATTTTTATTTTGCACATAACGATTGGAGAGATTATGTTAATGTATATGTAGAAAAGGGTATTGAGCTGGAGTTGAATTTTTACGTGGAAAACAACCGGGTAAAGCTGGATAGGAGTAAAATTAACGACCAGAATGTTTTAGCACTTTTACAGTATGCCGACTTGTTAAACAAAACAGGGCGCGAAATATGGTATGGTGAATTTTCAAAAGCGGAGTTTCTTACCCGATCTGATATATACCTTGATAGAACAGAGGAATTCCTTACCAATACTAATGGTGTTAAGGATGATGTAAAAGCTTATCTTAGATTTCTGGGGCAAGCCAATTATTTAAGCGATATTGGTTCAATTCCTTATGCATATAAATTTAGATTTAAAGAAAGTGCACCGCTTGACTTTGATACCAAGCATAACGCCATTGATGTGTTTAATAGCCCTTTTGCAGAGTTTTATGGTAGTGCAGCCGGCATGATTGTTCGAGAAGTACAGAATCAGAAAGAATTAAAGGGGTTAACCGCGTTTAATTTAGCCAATCAACAGATAAAAATCGTTAAGGAAA
Proteins encoded in this region:
- a CDS encoding TlpA family protein disulfide reductase, with protein sequence MKLFITAVFLFISITVCKSNDNNSTCKVKVSLEDSLRINEMEISVIHQKLDDNQYSSEMFSIKQGEEYKLNIERTCGDFDVFYFYFAHNDWRDYVNVYVEKGIELELNFYVENNRVKLDRSKINDQNVLALLQYADLLNKTGREIWYGEFSKAEFLTRSDIYLDRTEEFLTNTNGVKDDVKAYLRFLGQANYLSDIGSIPYAYKFRFKESAPLDFDTKHNAIDVFNSPFAEFYGSAAGMIVREVQNQKELKGLTAFNLANQQIKIVKERVNNPTLQQVAIDILLEAFKKEFKGDVNFEKKIDEFKKLAQNITNKEEREKRIMEVENLKYSMPGAELPNFSMLDANGNLVNLRDLLKGQYIYFDLWASWCKPCRKEIPALKQLEKDFEDKNILFVGVSSDKKDNIWLKTLEKEGLHNTQLLDVDNKLGKSLNVTGIPRFLLYGPDGKLINSNAPRPSNPQIQQFLNRYVQ